Part of the Cereibacter sphaeroides 2.4.1 genome, CACCGGGTCGGGCGCGGCGGAGCGGTGCGACTGGAACAGGATCACGACGAAATAGAGCTGCAGCGCGCTCAGCCACAAAAGCGGGATGGTGACGAGGAGGAACCCGCCCCAGCCGATGAAATGGGCGGGATCGAGCCACCAGGACCAGAAGAAGACGAGGCCCGCCGCCCAGAGGACCGTCACCGCCGCGTAGCGCGCCCGTTGCCGTCCGTTCATCAGCGGAGTGCGGAAGGGTGCGGCGGTCGCAGCGACCCTCAGGCGGGCCTGCCGTTTCAGCCGGGCGCGGGCGCGCCGCGCATCATGCCGCTTCGACATGGGCGGGCTCCAGTCCGAACCAGGGCGCGGCGTGGCGCACGATGGATCCGATATCCGACAATTGCGTGCGGAAGCCGAGTTCGGACGCCGCCAGCGCGGGGTCGGCCACCAACTCTGCCGGGTCGCCCGGGCGCCGCGCCTCGAGCCGGACCGGCACCGCGCGCCCTGTGATCCGCTCGATCGCGGCCACGATCTCGCGCACCGACTGGCCGCGGCCCGTGCCGAGGTTCACCGCAAGGCTCTCGCCGCCCGCCATCAGCCGGCCGAGTGCCAGCACATGGGCGCGGGCCAGATCCGCCACATGGATATAGTCGCGGATGCAGGTGCCGTCGGGCGTCGGATAATCGGTGCCGAAGATCGAGAGCGGCCCGCCCTGCCCCGAGGCCGCGCGCAGCGCGAGCGGCAGGAGGTGCGTCTCGGGATCGTGCCGTTCGCCGAGCTCGCCTTCCGGGTCGGCGCCGGCCGCATTGAAGTAGCGCAGCGCCACATGGCGCATCCCCTCGACGCCGAGATCGCGCAGGATCTCTTCGCCGATGAGCTTGGTGCGGCCATAGGGATTGATCGGCCGCTGCGGCGTCGTCTCGCGGATCGGCAGCCGGTCGGGCGTCCCGTAGGTCGCGCAGCTCGAGGAGAAGACGATGCGCGAGACGCCCGCGGCGCGGCAGCCCTGCACGAGGCCGATCATGCCGCCCACATTGTTGTCGTAATATTTCGCCGGGTCCGCCATGGACTCGCCCACATAGGCCGAGGCCGCGAAATGGATCACCGCCTTCGCACCATGGGCGCGCAGCGCGGCCTCGACCGCATTCGGATCGCGCACGTCGCCCTGCACCAGCGGGCCGAAGCGCACGGCATCGGCGTGGCCCGTCGAGAGATTGTCGAAGCTCACCGGGCGATGGCCCGCGCGCGCCAGCGCCTTGCAGGTGTGCGAGCCGATGAAGCCCGCCCCACCCGTCACCAGAATCGTGTCAGGCATGGACCAGCAGAGCCTCGCGCGCCCGGACGACCTGAGGTTCGCCCGCGAAATGCCGGATGGTCCGGGCGATGCCTTCGGCCAGCGGCACCGTCGGCGCCCAGCCGAGGAGCCGCGCCGCCTGCGCGATGTCGGGCCGGCGCTGGCGCGGATCGTCGACCGGCAGCGGCCGATGGACCAGCCGCGAGGAAGAGCCGGTCTGAGTCAGCACCATCTCGGCCAGCTCGCGCATGGTGAACTCGCCCGGATTGCCGAGGTTGACCGGCTCGCTCACCTCCGACGCCATCAGCGCCATCAGTCCGGCCACCAGATCGTCCACATAGCAGAAGGAGCGCGTCTGCATCCCGTCGCCATAGAGGGTGATGTCGCTGCGGGTCAGCGCCTGGACGATGAAGTTCGACACGACCCGGCCGTCCTCGGGGCTCATCCGCGGCCCGTAGGTGTTGAAGATCCGCGCGATCCGCACCTCGAGGCCCTGATGGGCGCCGAACTCCCAGAACAGGGTCTCGGCCGCGCGTTTGCCCTCGTCGTAGCAGGCCCGCGGGCCCACCGTATTGACGCAGCCGCGGTAGCCCTCGTGCTGGGGCGAGATCTCGGGATCGCCATAGACCTCGGAGGTCGAGGCCTGGAGGATGCGCGCGCCCGTGGCCCGCGCCAGCGCGAGCAGGTTCAGCACGCCCTCGGTGCAGGTGCGGAACGTATGGATCGGATCGCGCTGGTAGAGCGGCGGAGAGGCCGCGCAGGCAAGGTTGTAGATCTCGTCCAGCGGCCCCTGCCAGTCGATCCGGTTCAGGATGTCCTGCTCGAGAAAGCGGAATTGGGGATGATCGAGCAGCCCAGCGACATTCTCTTTGCGGCCGGTCAGAAGATTATCGAGACAGACGACGGAATGGCCCTCGGCAATCAGCCGCTCGCAAAGATGAGAGCCAACAAAACCGGCTCCTCCCGTGACGAGAATGACCTTCCGGCGATGGAAACGAGGCATAAAAGAATCATGACCGGTCACATCGACCGGAATAAGGCTTCCGTCCATTTACGAAACTCCGATCGGGCACGCCCGGCGAAATAACCGGTCGTGATGCCACCGTGGCATCTGCTTCACTGATTGAAGCCCTGGCGATGCTGTTCTTGTGTCGGGGTGCAGCTTCTTTCGGGGCGGCGTCTACTTACTTTCGAATTTGAACCCATTCTTAAGAATGTGCCGATTTCCTGTCAACAAGCAGCCCCTAGCCCAATTAGACAGGTTTACCCTCCAACGAGACTGGCGCCCTATCCCTTTTTATATCTCAGGTTGATCTGTTTTTGGTAATTGATCCCGGCGATAGAAAATCCGGTGTCGGCGCGATAAAATCACCGGCGACTCGACCTCGTTAGTCATCGGAGCGGAAACGGGAATCTTCCACTTCCGAAACAGTGGCGCGAGAAAGAGAGGATCGGGCCCTCCCCTGTGTCGCTGCGCGCAGGGTGTGGACGCGGCCGCACGGCGCCAGACCGCGGTGCTTCGTCGCAGTCCGCGCGAGTGCTCTTGGCCGGCGTCCCGCGGCTCCGAGGCCGCAGGGCAGCCATCTCCCCTTCCCGCCCCTCGAAGCCGAAGCTCACGCCCGCTGCGCGGGCCGCACGCGTCTCGCGCGCCGTCGCATCGAGACCCTCGACGGAGGGCCATAAACCGCCCGGTCGCTGGGCAGACCCGGCCCGCCCCCGCCGATTTTTGCGGCGGCCCCGCGCGGGCACGGCTTGCGCCGCCCTTCCGCGCTTCGCCCGAACTTCTCGCGACGGTCCTGCACCGATGGCGCGCGCCTGCGCCCGAAGCAATTGACTTCCCGGAAGCCGGCCCCGTAGCCTCGTCCTGCTCCGTCCCGCTCGGACGGGGCCATGTCTGCGGGACGGAACCCGCATGAGATCAACAGGGGAGAATTCAGTGAGGCGCATCATCCTTCTGTCCACGGCCCTGGCAGGCTTCGCCCTGCCCGCCGCGGCGGACCAGATTGCCGTCCTCGGCTGGGGCGGGGCCTACACGACCAGCCAGGTCGAGGCCTACCACAAGCCGTTCACCGCCAAGACCGGGGTGGGCGTGGTGTCGGTCGACACCGACAACCCGGCCACGCCGATCAAGGCGCAGGTCGAATCGGGCAACGTCACCACCGACGTGGCCAGCGTCGAATATGCCGACGCCGTCCGGCTCTGCGACGAGGGTCTGCTCGAGGAGATCGATCCCGCCATCCTGCCGGCCGCGCCCGACGGCACCCCCGCCGAAGAGGATTTCCTGCCCGGCTCGCTCGCCGACTGCTTCGTGGCGACGGATGTCTTCTCGACCGTGCTGGCCTATGACGCCTCGAAGTTCGCCGATGGGGCGGCCCCGACCAAGCTCGCCGATTTCTTCGATCTTGAGAAATTCCCGGGCAAGCGCGGGATGCGCAAGTCGGCCAAAGTGAACCTCGAAATGGCGCTCCTCGCCGACGGGGTGCCGGCGGCCGAGGTCTATGACATGCTGCGCACCGACGAAGGCGTGGAGCGCGCCTTCAAGAAGCTCGATTCGATCAAGAGCCAGATCGTCTGGTGGGAAGCCGGCGCCCAGCCGCCGCAGCTGCTCGCGGATGGCGAGGTGGCCATGACCATCGCCTACAACGGCCGGATCTTCAACGCCGCCATCACCGAGAACAAGCCGTTCGAGATCGTCTGGGACGGGCAGGTCTACGAGGTCGAAGGCTGGGTGATCCCGAAGGGCGCGCCGAACCTCGAGCTGGCCAAGGATTTCGTCGCCTTCTCGACCAGCGCCGAACCGCTGGCCAAGGCCGCGGAATGGATCAGCTACGGCCCGCCGCGCAAATCCTCGGCGCCGCTCGTCGGCACCTTCATGGACGGCAAGACCGAGATGGCGCCGCACCTGCCCACGAGCCCCGAGAACATGACGAATGCGCTCGCCTCCGACTACGAGTTCTGGGTCGATCACGACACCGAGCTGAACGAGCGCTTCAACGCCTGGCTCGCCGGCTGACACGGACCCGCCCGGGCTTCGGCCCGGGCGGCCTTCCCCCTGCGCAAAGGTCGCACCTCCGGCGCCTTGACCCCTGATCGTCAGAGGGATCGAATGCCTCCGCGGAGGAGTGCAGCATGGAACAGGAAGACCTCAGGACGTCCTACGTCCTCGCCTGGGTCAGCGCCCAGGACAAGCTCGAATTCGACCGGCATTATCCCGATGGCAGCCCGCTCGAATTCCCGACCGAAGAGGCGGCGCTCGCCGCCATTCCGCCGGAGGGCACGCGCCTCGTGCTGAAGTCGGTCACGCGCCACCGCCGCGACTGAACCACGCGGCCTCTACGGATCGGGCACGAGGACGGACCGTCCTCCCCGCCCGCCGGGACGCCGCCCGTCCTTACTGCGCCCGGTTGGCCCGTGCCAGCAGCGCCACCGCCGCAAGTCCCACCAGCATGACGAGAAGCGCCGCCGGTGCCGCCTCGCCCAGCCGCTCGAGGCTCGCCTGTTCATGGGCGCGGGTGGCGAGCGTGTTGTAGTTGAAGGGCCGCAGGAGCAGCGTCGCGGGCAGCTCCTTCACGCAGTCGACGAAGACCACGAGCAGCGCGGTCGCGACCGAGCCGCGCATCAGCGGCAGATAGACCGACGCCAGCACCGACCCCGGCCTGCGCCCGAGCGAGCGCGCCGCCATCGGCAGGCTGGGCGAGATCCGCCCAAAGGCCGAATCCACCGCGCCCTGCGCCACGCCGAAGAAGCGCACCATATAGGCCAGCACCAGCGCCGCCGCCGTGCCGGTCAGCAGCAGCCCCGGATCGTGCCCGGTCAGCGCCGCCATCGCATCCGCGACCCGGTGGTCGAGCGCTGCCAGCGGGATCAGAAGCCCCAGCGCCAGCACCGCCCCCGGCGCGGCATAGCCCAGAAGCGTGAGCGGCAGCACGAGCCGCGGCAGGCCCCGCCCGGCAAGCCGCACCCCGTAGACGAGAAACAGCGCGGCCCCCACCGTCAGGATCGCGGCGATCCCGCCCACGGTCAGCGTGTTGCCGAGCGCCTTCAGAAGGCCCGGCGAGGTCCAGGCGTCGGGCTTGCGCAGCGCGTGATTCAGCATCACCGCGACCGGCAGCAGGAAGCCCGTGACGACCGGCAGGAGACAGAAGCCGCAGGCGATCCAGCCGCGGCCTCTCGTGAGCGTCAGGGGCTGGATCGGGCGCGCGCCGCGCGACATACGATGGAAACGCGCGTTCCGCCGCCCCACCCGCTCGAGCGCGACGAGCAGGAAGATCAGCACCAGCACCACGCCCGAGATCTGCGCGGCGCCGCCGGCGTTGCCGGCTGTCAACCAGACCGAAAAGATGCCCGTCGTCAGCGTCTGGACCCCGAAATGTTCGACCGTGCCGAAATCGGCAACCGTCTCCATCATCGCAAGCGCCACGCCCGCCGCGATGGCAGGACGGGCGAGCGGCAGGCCCACCCGCAGGAAAAGCCCCCACGGTCCCTTGCCCAGCGCCCGCGCCACCTCGTAGGAGGCACCCGACTGCTCGCGGAAGGCCGCACGCGCCAGCAGATAGACGTAAGGATAGAGCGCCGAGGACAGGACGAGGATCGCCGCCCCGCGCGAGCGCACCTCGGGAAACCAGTAGTCGCGCGCCGACTGCCAGCCCATGAAACCGCGCAGAGCCGTCTGCAGCGCGCCGGAATAATCGAGGAAATCCGCCAGCGCATAGGCGCCGATATAGGCGGGGATCGCCAGCGGAAACAGAAGCGCATGATCGAGGATCCGCACGCCCGGGAAGCGGTACATGGTCACGAGCCAGGCCGCCCCGGTCCCCACCATGGCGGTGAGCGCCGCAACGCCCGCCATCAGCACGAGCGTGTTCGTCAGGTAGCGCGGCAGCACCGACGAGAGCAGATGCGGCCAGATGTTCTCGACCGGGTGAAAGGCGATCCAGATCACCGAGACGATCGGCATGAGGACGAGGGCCGCGATGGCGAGCGCGCCCAGCGACCAGCCGTCGGGGCGCGGCAGACGCAGCCCCGCCCGTGCGGCAGGCAGATCGGTCCGATGGGGGTCCAGCATCCCTGCCCCTTAGCGGAATGCGGATTTGCTGTCCAGAAAGGCAGCGGCCCGGATCGCCGTGCAGGCCCCCGACAGGAACCCGCGGCGGAGGGCGACCGCCTCGGGCCCGAGGCGGCGACCCGCGGCCATCCGGCAGCCGATGCCCCCGGACCTCAGCCCATCCCGAGGGCGGATTTGTAGAGTTCGAGGATCGTCTCTTCCTCGGCGATGTCGTCGGGCTTGCGCTTGCGCAGGGCCACGACCTTCTTCATCACCTTCGTGTCGTAGCCGCGGCCCTTGGCTTCCGCCATCAGCTCTTTCTGCTGCTCGGTCACGTCCTTCTTCTCGGCCTCGAGCTGCTCGTAGCGCTCGATGAACTGGCGCAGCTCGTCGGCGGTGACGTTGTAGGAATCCAGCGGGTCGCTCATGTCTCTGCCTCTCGGTCTCGTTGGCGCCCCTCCTATCGCGGGCCGGGGGGCCGGATCAAGCGGCTGAAGGCGGAGAGCGCCCTTGCCAGGGCCGCGCAGGCGGGCTAGGCCGCGCGCAGGTCAGCGGGAGACGCGCATGGAATGGATGATCTGGATCGGAGCCCTGATCTCGCTCGCCGGTGTGGGCGGGCTTGTCTGGTGCATCTGGCTTGCGCTTCAGGCGCGGCGGTCCGGGCTCGACGACGCGGCGATGCGCGAGCGCCTGCAGCGGGTTGTCGTGCTGAACGTGGCGGCGCTCGGCGTGTCCGCACTCGGGCTCATGTGCGTAGTGATGGGCATCCTGCTCGGCTGAGCGCTTTCGCGCGAGCCGCAGGCCCCCTTTTCGGCGCGGTTGTCCGTCAGGACCGCAAGCCGGCAAGGACGGTGAAGCGTCAGCATGTCTCCGAGCGGGGACGGGGCACAGGTTTCGGTCGATCACCCCGGGTTCGTCACCCGGAGCGGCGGTGCCTGACATGACGGTCTTTTCGGGAGATCGACTCCTGGTGCGGGAGAACCCCCGCCGCGTCACACCGGCATGTTGTCGAAATCTGCCTCGATCTCGGCATCGGTCCGGTCAACCGCGGGTATCACCAGAGCAAGTCCCTGCATTTCGGCAAGAAGATGGGCGAGGCTCTCCAGCGGAGCGGCCTCTTCCTGTTGCGGCAGGCTGCGGACAGCTTCGGGTTTCGGTTCGAACGACATGGATCCTCCTCCGCCGGTTACCCGGCGCATTTGCGGCAGAAGGGCGTGTAGGGCAGCACATCGAGCCGCGCTTCGCCGATTTCGGCCCCGCATTTGACGCAGAAGCCATATTCGTCCGCGTCGATCCGGGCGAGCGCCGCCGTGATCGCGCGGATTTCCTGCTGACCCGAGGTGCCCATGCTTTCCAGCACCTCCTCGGTCTCGCGTTCGGTGGCAAGCTCTTCCCAGTCGCGCGAATTGTGCGAGTCGAGCTCTGCCTCGATGCCTTCGAGACGGGCCCCGAGATCGGCCAGCCGCGCCTCGAGCTGGGCCTTGCGACGGGGAATGTCGATCATGGGCCACCTCCTCTGATTGCCGGAGGTTAGGCGAAGGCCCACAGCCCCTCCTTGATGCAGGTCAATGATTTAAGCCCTTCGCCGAGGGCGCCGTCCCCGACGTCACGCAGTACGGCGGAGAGGTTGCGAGCGACGGCGCAGGGGAAGGAACGGGCGACGGCGCCGCAGAATGGAGGTGCGGGCGGAGGCCTCGCCTCCACCGGGATGGCGCCGCACCGCCGGCTGTGCACCGGCCGCCGGAGCGTGAACCGGCGCCCTGCGGCCTTTCCTCCTGCGGCGGGGGGCGATATGGTCGCCCGCAGCCGCGCTGCAGCACGAGGACCCCATGAGCTTCCGCCCCCTGACCGACCGCTACGCCGTCTCGCCCCAGATCTCGCAGGAGGAGCTTCCGGCGCTCCGCGCGGCAGGCTTCACCACGATCATCGACAACCGGCCGGATGGCGAGATCCCGCCCCATCTCCAGACCGAGGAGATGCGCCGGGCGGCGGAGGCCGAGGGCTTCACCTTCATCGCGAACCCGGTGATCGGCGGCGCCGTCACGCTCGAGAATGTCGAGCGCCAGCGCGAGGCCATCGATCAGGCCGGCGGCCCGGTGCTGGCCTACTGCGCCTCGGGCAACCGCTCTTCGGTGGTCTGGGCGCTGGCGAATGCCGGCCGGATGCCGACGGACGAGCTGATCGGCCTGCCTGCCCGGCACGGCTACCAGCTCGAAGGGCTGCGCCACGAGATCGACCGCCTCGCGCGGGAGCGCGGCTGACAGGCAGGTTACGGGTGCGGCGCCGCGAGGCGCTGCGCGGCTTCTGAGCCGCGCATCCTTCTGCCGCCCACGACCTGTGCCAAGGCTCCGCTTTCGGCTCGATCCGCCCGGCAAGGCGGGACGGGGCGCGTTCCTCTGCCGGACGGGACGTCGAAACGGGGCGCAATGGCCGGGCGCCGCGCATCGGGGGCCGTCGTGGCCCGGGGCAGAAGGCTTCGGGGAGCGGCGCATGGCTGCGTGCGCCAGACGGTGTTCGGCTCACTCGTCAGTCCCCGTCATGGCGAAAGACAGGTCTTCATCCTCGGGCTCGAACTCCGGCAGAGCGGGGGGCGGATCGGCCGCCGCCATGGGCGCCAGACGCACGGCGCGCATCCCGCGATGCTGGCCGAGCCGCCCCTCGGCGACCGGATGGCCGTCGAGCCCCACGAAGAGGATATGGTCGAGCGTGGCCTGCGGCAGCGGCACCGTATCGCCCGGCTGCCAGTCGAGGACCTGGGCGAGCGGCAGGGTGATGCGGCCGAGAACCGCCTCGAGCCGGCAGTCCACCGCCATCACCTGCTCGGCCAGAGCCGCGCCGAAGTCGGTCAGCGGCGGCGGAGCCTCGTCCTGGCTGCCGTCGTGCGGCCGCTCTCCGCGGCCGTCGGCCGGGACGGCGAGGAGAAGCTGCCCGCTCTTGGCGCCGAGGGCCAGCTCCACCTCGGCCACCAGCACACGGTAGGAACAATCCTCGAGCAGGAGGCCAAGCGGCCGGGGATCGTCGAGGAAGGAGGCGTAGCGGAAGCCGCTGGCCCAGACCCGATCCTCATCCTCGAGCAGAAGGAGGTCGAGCTCGGCCAGCGCGCGGTCGATGAAATCCTGTACCATGGCCGCGTCGGTGCGGCTGGGCTTGCGGGTGGCGGCGGGCTGCGGCCTGACCCGGCCCACGGTCTGCACCTCGACCAGCCCGGCAAGCAGCGGCGGCGCGAGGGCGATCAGTCCCAGCCCCTCGCCCGGCCCTTCGAGCACCGCATGGAACGACAGATCCTCGGGCATCTCGAGGAGTTCGGTGAGGGAGCGGCGCAGACAGTCGAGCCGCGGCACGTCGAGGGCGAGCGCGAAGGCATCGCGCCCGGCCCGCGCCAGCGCCAGCCGCAGGCCGCGCTCGGCGCCGGTGACCTGCGGCACCGCCGGCCGGGCCTTCGCCTCGATCTTGCGCCTGAGCACGCTCTCCGTCACCGTCGCTTCCCACATGCCGCTGCCCTGCCCTTCTGACATGGCAGGATTGAGAAACGGTTGATGGCGGAGGGCCATGTCGCCCGGGCCGGACCTGCCAGCATCCTGGGTCGGGGGGCGCCGCAGGCGGTGGTGGCCGCGCTCAGGCGGCGCGCTGGAGCCGCAGAGGCAGGGTCACGCGGAAGGCAGCGCCCCCCTGTCCCGGCAGGTAGGTGATGGTGCCGCCGAGGTTGGCCATCACCTCGCGGCAGATCGCGAGGCCGAGGCCCGCCCCGCCGGCCCGGGTCTGGTCCGAAAGCCGGGCGAACTTCTCGAAGATCAGCTCCTGGCTCTCCTTCGAGATCCCGGAACCGTTGTCGATGAAATCGACCGTCACGCGCCCGCCCTTCTGGCGCACCGAGATCCGCAGTTCGGGATAGTCCGCGTCGCAGTATTTGCGCGCGTTCGAGATCAGATTGATGAAGACCTGCGCCAGCCGGTCGCCGTCGGTGAACAGGAAGATGTTCTCGGCCGCCGGATCGCGATGGATGGTGAAGCCGCGCTCGGGGCGGGTTTGGGCCGCCGAGCTCAGGGCGCGGTCGATCATCTGCTGGAGATTGGCGAGCCCGAGGTCGAGCTGCACCGATCCGTTCTCGAGCACGGAGAGGTCGAGCAGGTCGTCGAGCAGCCGGGTGAGCCGG contains:
- a CDS encoding DUF2312 domain-containing protein, which translates into the protein MSDPLDSYNVTADELRQFIERYEQLEAEKKDVTEQQKELMAEAKGRGYDTKVMKKVVALRKRKPDDIAEEETILELYKSALGMG
- the galE gene encoding UDP-glucose 4-epimerase GalE, with the protein product MPDTILVTGGAGFIGSHTCKALARAGHRPVSFDNLSTGHADAVRFGPLVQGDVRDPNAVEAALRAHGAKAVIHFAASAYVGESMADPAKYYDNNVGGMIGLVQGCRAAGVSRIVFSSSCATYGTPDRLPIRETTPQRPINPYGRTKLIGEEILRDLGVEGMRHVALRYFNAAGADPEGELGERHDPETHLLPLALRAASGQGGPLSIFGTDYPTPDGTCIRDYIHVADLARAHVLALGRLMAGGESLAVNLGTGRGQSVREIVAAIERITGRAVPVRLEARRPGDPAELVADPALAASELGFRTQLSDIGSIVRHAAPWFGLEPAHVEAA
- a CDS encoding ABC transporter substrate-binding protein, whose product is MRSTGENSVRRIILLSTALAGFALPAAADQIAVLGWGGAYTTSQVEAYHKPFTAKTGVGVVSVDTDNPATPIKAQVESGNVTTDVASVEYADAVRLCDEGLLEEIDPAILPAAPDGTPAEEDFLPGSLADCFVATDVFSTVLAYDASKFADGAAPTKLADFFDLEKFPGKRGMRKSAKVNLEMALLADGVPAAEVYDMLRTDEGVERAFKKLDSIKSQIVWWEAGAQPPQLLADGEVAMTIAYNGRIFNAAITENKPFEIVWDGQVYEVEGWVIPKGAPNLELAKDFVAFSTSAEPLAKAAEWISYGPPRKSSAPLVGTFMDGKTEMAPHLPTSPENMTNALASDYEFWVDHDTELNERFNAWLAG
- a CDS encoding FliM/FliN family flagellar motor switch protein; the encoded protein is MWEATVTESVLRRKIEAKARPAVPQVTGAERGLRLALARAGRDAFALALDVPRLDCLRRSLTELLEMPEDLSFHAVLEGPGEGLGLIALAPPLLAGLVEVQTVGRVRPQPAATRKPSRTDAAMVQDFIDRALAELDLLLLEDEDRVWASGFRYASFLDDPRPLGLLLEDCSYRVLVAEVELALGAKSGQLLLAVPADGRGERPHDGSQDEAPPPLTDFGAALAEQVMAVDCRLEAVLGRITLPLAQVLDWQPGDTVPLPQATLDHILFVGLDGHPVAEGRLGQHRGMRAVRLAPMAAADPPPALPEFEPEDEDLSFAMTGTDE
- a CDS encoding TraR/DksA family transcriptional regulator, giving the protein MIDIPRRKAQLEARLADLGARLEGIEAELDSHNSRDWEELATERETEEVLESMGTSGQQEIRAITAALARIDADEYGFCVKCGAEIGEARLDVLPYTPFCRKCAG
- a CDS encoding UDP-glucuronic acid decarboxylase family protein, with protein sequence MDGSLIPVDVTGHDSFMPRFHRRKVILVTGGAGFVGSHLCERLIAEGHSVVCLDNLLTGRKENVAGLLDHPQFRFLEQDILNRIDWQGPLDEIYNLACAASPPLYQRDPIHTFRTCTEGVLNLLALARATGARILQASTSEVYGDPEISPQHEGYRGCVNTVGPRACYDEGKRAAETLFWEFGAHQGLEVRIARIFNTYGPRMSPEDGRVVSNFIVQALTRSDITLYGDGMQTRSFCYVDDLVAGLMALMASEVSEPVNLGNPGEFTMRELAEMVLTQTGSSSRLVHRPLPVDDPRQRRPDIAQAARLLGWAPTVPLAEGIARTIRHFAGEPQVVRAREALLVHA
- a CDS encoding TIGR01244 family sulfur transferase; this translates as MSFRPLTDRYAVSPQISQEELPALRAAGFTTIIDNRPDGEIPPHLQTEEMRRAAEAEGFTFIANPVIGGAVTLENVERQREAIDQAGGPVLAYCASGNRSSVVWALANAGRMPTDELIGLPARHGYQLEGLRHEIDRLARERG
- a CDS encoding ABC transporter permease; the encoded protein is MLDPHRTDLPAARAGLRLPRPDGWSLGALAIAALVLMPIVSVIWIAFHPVENIWPHLLSSVLPRYLTNTLVLMAGVAALTAMVGTGAAWLVTMYRFPGVRILDHALLFPLAIPAYIGAYALADFLDYSGALQTALRGFMGWQSARDYWFPEVRSRGAAILVLSSALYPYVYLLARAAFREQSGASYEVARALGKGPWGLFLRVGLPLARPAIAAGVALAMMETVADFGTVEHFGVQTLTTGIFSVWLTAGNAGGAAQISGVVLVLIFLLVALERVGRRNARFHRMSRGARPIQPLTLTRGRGWIACGFCLLPVVTGFLLPVAVMLNHALRKPDAWTSPGLLKALGNTLTVGGIAAILTVGAALFLVYGVRLAGRGLPRLVLPLTLLGYAAPGAVLALGLLIPLAALDHRVADAMAALTGHDPGLLLTGTAAALVLAYMVRFFGVAQGAVDSAFGRISPSLPMAARSLGRRPGSVLASVYLPLMRGSVATALLVVFVDCVKELPATLLLRPFNYNTLATRAHEQASLERLGEAAPAALLVMLVGLAAVALLARANRAQ